In Epinephelus moara isolate mb chromosome 9, YSFRI_EMoa_1.0, whole genome shotgun sequence, a genomic segment contains:
- the tmem267 gene encoding transmembrane protein 267: protein MQGFYSKLDSSPSSSPLLGVGLGGDGAPVPLSLAVETEKAQALLQTFSSASLLASAGLGMFCVVADHTLQLSVIQNHLWLRAALDNATHGLVGLWSWAVVIGLRKKSDLYEVLLAGLLASIIDLDHFYMAGSLSLKAAVSLPQRPPLHCSSLIPILCLSLRFLMWIGRLKDAWCSLPWMLFISMATHHVRDAVRHGLWVCPFGNTAPLPYWLYVSTTATLPHLCSVLMYLTGTRDVISTKHGVAIDV from the exons ATGCAAGGATTCTACTCCAAGCTCGactcctccccctcctcgtCCCCGTTACTGGGGGTGGGCCTCGGGGGAGACGGTGCTCCCGTGCCCCTCAGCCTGgctgtggagacagagaaagcTCAGGCCCTCCTACAGACGTTCAGCTCCGCCTCTCTGCTGGCGTCTGCAGGACTCGGTATGTTCTGCGTAGTGGCGGACCACACCCTCCAGCTGTCCGTCATCCAGAACCACCTGTGGCTGCGTGCTGCCTTGGACAACGCCACGCATGGATTGGTGGGGCTGTGGTCGTGGGCAGTTGTTATTGGACTAAGGAAAAAGAGCGATCTGTACGAGGTGCTGCTCGCCGGTCTTCTGGCGTCAATCATAGACCTGGACCACTTCTACATGGCTGGATCCCTGTCACTCAAG GCTGCTGTCTCACTCCCTCAGCGTCCTCCTCTCCACTGCTCCTCTCTCATCCCcatcctctgcctctccctACGCTTCCTCATGTGGATCGGACGCCTCAAAGACGCTTGGTGCTCCTTGCCGTGGATGCTTTTCATCTCCATGGCCACGCACCACGTCCGGGATGCCGTGCGCCACGGCCTGTGGGTGTGCCCGTTCGGCAACACAGCCCCGCTCCCCTACTGGCTGTACGTCAGCACCACGGCAACGCTTCCTCACCTGTGTTCGGTGCTCATGTATCTGACAGGAACCAGAGACGTGATCTCCACCAAACATGGGGTGGCCATCGATGTTTAG